One Callospermophilus lateralis isolate mCalLat2 chromosome 6, mCalLat2.hap1, whole genome shotgun sequence genomic region harbors:
- the LOC143402152 gene encoding putative olfactory receptor 2W6 — METSNGSFRTDFILLGFSDQPQLESIISVVVFIFYIVTLVGNTTIILVSYLDTQLHTPMYFFLSNLSFLDLCYTTSIIPQMLANLWGPKKSITYGGCVLQFFFALDLGATECLLLAVMAYDRYAAVCQPLHYTVIMHPELCQKLVLTSWLGGLGSALILCSLTMKLPRCGHREVDNFFCEMPALIKMACVYSKVIEIVVFTLGVIFLLVPLSLILISYGVIIRAVMTIKLAARWKKILNTCGSHLTVVTLFYGTLIYMYMKPQNSTSQEQGKFFTLFYTVITPSLNPLIYTLRNKDVKSAVKRILQIKKKHSTKS, encoded by the coding sequence ATGGAAACAAGCAATGGAAGTTTCAGAACAGACTTCATCCTTCTAGGGTTTTCTGATCAACCTCAACTAGAGAGCATCATCTCTGTGGTTGTCTTCATCTTCTATATTGTGACTCTGGTAGGAAACACAACCATCATTCTTGTATCTTATCTAGACACCCAACTTCATACCCccatgtatttcttcttatctaatttgtCCTTTTTGGACCTCTGTTATACAACAAGCATTATCCCCCAGATGCTGGCAAATCTATGGGGTCCCAAAAAATCTATTACATATGGAGGGTGTGTGCTCCAATTCTTCTTTGCCCTTGACCTGGGAGCCACAGAATGTCTTCTCTTGGCTGTGATGGCCTATGATCGCTATGCTGCTGTCTGTCAACCTCTTCACTACACAGTAATAATGCACCCTGAGCTTTGCCAAAAGTTGGTGCTGACCTCCTGGTTGGGTGGTCTTGGCAGTGCCTTAATTCTTTGCTCTTTGACTATGAAGTTGCCAAGATGTGGACACCGGGAAGTAGATAATTTTTTCTGTGAAATGCCAGCATTGATCAAGATGGCTTGTGTCTATTCAAAAGTAATTGAGATTGTTGTCTTTACTCTTGGAGTTATATTTCTTCTAGTACCTCTATCATTAATTCTCATTTCATATGGAGTTATCATTCGAGCTGTAATGACAATCAAATTGGCAGCAAGGTGGAAAAAGATCCTTAATACATGTGGTTCTCACCTCACAGTAGTAACTCTATTTTATGGAACACTCATTTATATGTACATGAAACCACAGAACAGCACATCTCAAGAACAAGGAAAGTTCTTTACTCTCTTTTACACAGTCATCACACCAAGCCTTAATCCTCTGATCTACACTTTAAGAAACAAAGATGTGAAGAGTGCAGTGAAGAGAAtattacagattaaaaaaaaacattcaacaaagtcatGA